A window of Leptotrichia hongkongensis genomic DNA:
ATTTCATTTTAATCAAGGTCAAGTTTATAATTTAAGAGGGAGAATGGCACTTGCCTATACAAGACATAGAAAAAGTGATACAGCCTTTAAGCGTGATGAACGTCAAAGACAGGTTATTCAGGGAATTGTGAAAAAATTAGTCGCACCATCCGGATGGAAATATATTCCAGAAGTTTATGGATATGCAAAAGAAAAGATGGATATTGCAGTAAATCCAATTAAAGGATTATCAGTATTGCCAGCATTTTTACTAAACAAAAAAATTGAGCAGTATGAAATAACTGGGGATGGAAGAATGATTAATAGAATCTGGTACTTTATTCCTGAAGAAACTTCGTTGGAAAATGCAAAAAATGAGTTTAAAAATTAGAAAAATAAAAAAGAGGTGAAGCATGGAAATAAGCAAGTCAGAATTTGTGAAATCAGCAGTTGTGGAAAAAGATTATCCGGAATTCAATAACACTGTGGAATTTTCTTTTATTGGAAGATCAAATGTGGGAAAATCTTCACTAATAAATTCACTTACAAAAAGAAAAAATTTGGCAAGAACGAGTAAAACGCCAGGAAGAACACAGTTAATCAATTATTTTTTGATAAATAACAAGATTCATTTTGTAGATTTGCCAGGATACGGATTTGCTAAAGTGCCTGAGGCTGTGAAAAGGAATTGGGGGAAAACAATAGAAAGCTATCTTGTTTCAAATCGTGAAAAAGTAGTTTTTTTATTGCTGGATTTGCGTAGAGTTCCATCAAATGAGGATATGGAAATGTTAAAATGGTTAGAACATTTTGAAATTGAATATTATATAATATTTACAAAAGCTGATAAATTGTCAAACAATGAAAAATTTAAGCAGTTAAAGGAAATCAGGAAAAAACTTGTATTTAAAAATGAAGATGTATTTTTTTATTCTTCATTAAAAAATACTGGAAGAAAAGAGTTGCTTGATTTCATAGAAGAACGGATTAATGAGAAAAAATAAGAAAACAAAGAGATATAAAAATGTGTAATTACTCAGTTTTATTTGAATAGTTACACATTTTTTGTTTTGCCAAATTGTAAAAAAAATCAAATTTAATTTTTAAGTATCCATTTTAAAAACTTTTGTAATTTTACAGAAAATAAATTTAATTTCATAAATTTTCTGATTTTATACTCGAACCCATTTAAAATTGAACTGCTAGAAATTATATAATTTAGGGTTTGAATAAAATAGTCATAATTTTTGAGTTTTGTTTTAAACTAGTTTTACTATGCTATTTTACAAGTATTAAGACTGCTTATTATTGAAAAATTCTTTTTAATAAGTTTAGTGCTATTTATTTTCGGCGATAATTTAGTGCCTCCAATAAATGTTCTTTTTTTATATTTTCTTCACCATCTAAATCTGCTATTGTTCTGGATACCTTCAAGATTTTATCAAACATTCTGACTGACAATTTTAAATTATCAATGGCAGATTTCATAATTTCTTCGCTTTCTTCATCTATTTTGCAATATTTATTTAACTGTTTCTTATTCATATCTCTATTTAGAGTATTTGAATTAAAACGTTGTTTTTGTACTTCACGAGCTTTTATAACTCTTTTTTGAATTTCTTTGGATTTTTCTGATAGAGATTCATCAAAAATTTCATCTTTTTTTAACTGATGCATTTCTACGTATAAATCCATTCTGTCGAGAAGTGGACCTGAAAATTTTTTCTGATAACGTTTAATTTCTTTTAGACTGTCGTTACATAGTGGGTTATCAGGGAAATATCCGCTTGGAGTAGGATTTGAAGCAGTTATTGTAATATTTTTTACTGGATAGGTTACACTTAGGTTTGCTCTTGAAATAACGATTTTTCCATCTTCCAAAGGCTGTCTTAACGTTTCCAATGTTTTTCCTTCAAACTCTCCAATTTCATCTAAAAATAATATCCCATTTAATGCCAGCGTAATTTCTCCGACTCTATTTGCACCACCTACTAGAGCCACTTGTGTAGCTGAATAGTGTGGAGCTCTAAATGGACGGTTACGTATTATTGGTTCACTTTGGCTTAACATCCCTGAAATACTGTAAATTTTTGTTGTTTCGATTATTTCTTCTTCGGTCATGTCAGGTAAAATTGTGTTAAATCTTTTTGCAAGCATTGATTTACCTGAACCAGGATCGCCTATTAGAAATACATTGTGTCCACCAGCGGCTGCAATTTCTAAAGCCCTTTTTGCAAGTAATTGCCCTTTTACATCTGAAAAATCAATAGTCTCGTCTAAGTTTTCATCTTTTTCCAATTTTGAAGTATTCATCTCGACAGCTTTTTTACACAATGTTTCCACATCAGTTTTTCCCTCCAGAAAATCTAGCAATTCTGCTATTTCATCAACAGGGATAATTTCCACACCTGAAATTAATTTTGCTTCATTATAATTTTCCATTGGGACAACAACACCTTTAAAATCTGTTTCTTTTGCTAAAATTGTGGCGTTTATTGCTCCATTTATTGATTTTATCTTTCCATTTAGGGAAATTTCTCCTAAAATTAGATACTTTTTTAATATTTCTATATTTGAAATATGCCCTGTATTAGCAAGTATTCCCAAAAATATGCTTAAGTCGAAATGACTGCCTTTTTTTCTGATATTTGCAGGTGATAAATTCACCAGCACACGTCTGACAGGAAATTCAAACCCCACATTCTTAAAACAACTCCTAATTCGCTCCTTGCTTTCAGAAATCGCCTGATCTCCCATTCCAACTATATTAAATACAGGCAGCCCTCTGGATAAATCAACCTCTACTTCCACAACATAAGTATCTACACCCATATAGCTGCAACTAAATAAACTTATTGCCATAACCCCACCTTTTTAATTTTTTATTAATAATTAATTATAACATTTTTTATATATTTTGTAAATAAAAAAGAGAAAATCTTTTTACAGATTTTCTCTAAATATATGTAATAGGTAATTTTAATGACTTTGTAAAGATTTTTAATTATAACTATTATTTTAAGTATGCGTTTAACATCCATAAGTTTTTTTCGTATGTACTGATATATTCATCAACTAATGCAGATGTTCCGTAGTCATTTTCTTCATCAGCCGCTTCTTTTACTTCTTTCACTAATTTTAACATTGCTTCAAATTCTTTTTTTACATCAGCTACTGCTTCTGGAATAGAAATTTCTCTATTTTCAGCTTCCTTAATAGTTGTAACTGCTAAATAGTCTTTTAATGTTCCTAGAGGACGACCTCCTATTGATAAAATTCTTTCTGCAACGTCATCAATTTGTTCATTTATTGCATCATAATATTCTTCCAATTTTTCATGAACAGAAAAGAATCCAGCACCAACAATATTCCAGTGGTAATTTTGAACCTTTCTGTAAAGTACGTTCAAGTTAGCTAAGTAAAGATTTAATTTTTCAACTGTTTTTGACATTTTTATCACTCCTTAATTTATAACATTTATATATTTGTAATAATTACAAATTCATTGTACCAAAATATAGTTAGGTTGTCAACACATTTTTTTAAATTTTAGTATAATACTTGCAAACCTACGTTTTAATTATACCTTGACAATTAATAAAAATCAATTTTTTCTAATAATTTATTTCAAAAATTTGAATAGTAAAAATTAAATTATTAAAAAAGTAGAAAAATGTAATCAAAGGGTGTATAATAGGAGAAAACAAAAAAATTAATATTGAAAGGGATGAAATTAATGAAAGAAAAAACAGGGTTAGTATTGGAAGGCGGAGGACTTCGGGGGATATTTACGGCAGGAGTGCTGGATTTCTTTTTGGAAAAAAATATTGAATTTGATAGTTGCATAGGCGTATCTGCTGGGGCTTGTCATGCCTGCAGTTATTTAGCAAAACAGTATAAAAGAGCGTTTAATGTGTCAGTAGATTATTTGGATGATAAAAGATATTGCAGTTTATACAGCTTGATTACTACTGGAGATTTGTTTGGAGTAGATTTTGTTTACGATGAGATTCCGAATAAATTGAATCCAATTGACAATGAGGCGTTTATGAAAAATAAGACAAAATTTCAGGTAGTAATTACAAATTGCGAGACTGGAGAAGCGGAATATCCGGAAGTTAAAGACTTTGACAAGGATACTGTTTATGTAAGGGCTTCAAGCTCTTTGCCGTTGCTTGCCAGAATGGTTAATATTAATGGGAATGTTTATCTGGATGGCGGAGTTTCTGATTCAATACCGATAAAAAAATCTATGGAAAATGGAAATACAAAAAATGTAGTTGTTTTGACACGTGATAAAAATTATAGAAAAAAACAAAGTGCATTGGGTAAAATTACTGGGATAAGATATAAAAAGTTTCCTAAATTTGTAGAACTTATGAATACAAGATATAGCCGGTATAATAAAGTGCTTGACTATATTGATGAGTTGGAGGCAAAAGGAGAGATTTTTGTGATTCGTCCAGAAGTGGAACTGACACTTGGGAGAATTGAGAAAAATAAGAAGAAACTTTTGGAAGTGTATAGTATCGGCTATGAAACAGCGAAAAAAAATTATGAAAATTTGAAAAAATATCTGGAAGAGTAATAATTTTTTGATTACTTGGTCTTGAGCATTTATAAATAAGAATTGAATTTGTAAAAGGAAAGTTTTGAGCAAGTTTGTTTAAATAATGCTTTGGAAGTAAAAAATAAATAAAATAGAAGAGGATAAAAGTGAAAAATGAAAAAATATGGTATGAGCTAGATGCTTTTGCAAAAACATATTCTTCGATAATCAGTGAGGGAAGAACAACTTGTTTTCGAATTTCAGCATTGTTTTCTGAAAATATTGATTTGGAAATATTGGAAAAAGTTGTAATTTCGCTTGAGAAGAAATATCCATTTTATAATTCAGAACTGAAAAAGGGAATTTTTTGGAATTATTTGCAGCAGAAAAAGACTCATTTTATGATTGAAGAGGAGAAAACTTATCCTTGTACGGATATACAGAAGGATAATCCGCTTAGAATCATTTATTTTAATAATAAATTGTCGATAGAAATAGCACATTTTTTGACCGATGGAAAAGGTGCGGCATTATTTTTTAAGGATTTGATTGAAGAATATTTGGAAAAAAAGTATTTTTTGGAAAATTTTGAAAAAGATAAAGAGAATAATTTAAATGACAAGACTGAAAAAAAGAATGAAATAGAAATTGGAAAGATAAATAAAATAATTAATTTTGGGAAAAAGATAAATAAAAATGAAAAAGATTTTGAAAATAAAAAATCTGAAAAAAACTTTTTTGAAAAAACAAGAGAATTGCTGGGAAATGACAATGGATTGAAAAATTCTCAAAAAAACGAGTATGTCGACCTTTATGAAAAATATATGAGAAAAGTGAGCAAGGAAACTACGATAAAGTCAGCATTTCACTTGCCAATGAAGATACTGGAAAAAGGGCAGTACCATATCACAACTGGAGAAATTGATGTGGAAAGTCTGAAGGAGGAGAGTAAAAAATACGGAACTACTATTGGAAAATATCTTCTTTCAGTATATTTCAAAATTTTGCTGGATAGATATTCACAAGCCAAAAATCCAATTGTGATTGGAGTACCGGTTGATTTACGAAAAATTTTTGAAGAAACTACATACAGAAATTTTTTTATAAACATAACTCCTAGCGTGGATGCAAGTCTTGGTGCATATTCCCTCTCTGAAATCATAACCTATCTGGATAACTATTTTGCCTTAAAAATTACAAAAAAAGAATTTTACAAAAGTATATACAAGGCAATGAATCCAATGCAAAATATAATAATAAAGTCTGTTCCATATTTGATAAAACGCATGTTTTTCCCATTTATATTTGATTATTACGGAGAACGGGGCTATACAACAGGATTTTCAAATTTAGGAATTCTTAAAGTTAATAAAAAGTATGAAAAATATCTAAAGGGATTTCGATTTTTACCACCACCAAGCAAAAGGTGCAAAATCAAGATGGGAGTTGTAAGTGATTGTAAAAAGGTTTATGTAAATTTTGGAAATTTAACTGCAAATTATAATATTGAGAGAGATTTTTTTGTTTATTTAAGAAAGAGAGGAATAAAATCCAAGATTATTACTAATTATTTTTAAGTGTTTAACAAATTAATACGAATAAAAATTATGTTTTAAAATGGATAGCACAACTTTTGAGATTAGTTTTAAAGTAAAATTATTTAGAAAAAGAGGATAAATATGTATTGTATAAAATGTGGAGTAGAGCTGGAAGACGGTGCGAAAAGATGTCCATTGTGTGAAACGCCTGTTCCTGAGAT
This region includes:
- the yihA gene encoding ribosome biogenesis GTP-binding protein YihA/YsxC, whose amino-acid sequence is MEISKSEFVKSAVVEKDYPEFNNTVEFSFIGRSNVGKSSLINSLTKRKNLARTSKTPGRTQLINYFLINNKIHFVDLPGYGFAKVPEAVKRNWGKTIESYLVSNREKVVFLLLDLRRVPSNEDMEMLKWLEHFEIEYYIIFTKADKLSNNEKFKQLKEIRKKLVFKNEDVFFYSSLKNTGRKELLDFIEERINEKK
- a CDS encoding YifB family Mg chelatase-like AAA ATPase, whose protein sequence is MAISLFSCSYMGVDTYVVEVEVDLSRGLPVFNIVGMGDQAISESKERIRSCFKNVGFEFPVRRVLVNLSPANIRKKGSHFDLSIFLGILANTGHISNIEILKKYLILGEISLNGKIKSINGAINATILAKETDFKGVVVPMENYNEAKLISGVEIIPVDEIAELLDFLEGKTDVETLCKKAVEMNTSKLEKDENLDETIDFSDVKGQLLAKRALEIAAAGGHNVFLIGDPGSGKSMLAKRFNTILPDMTEEEIIETTKIYSISGMLSQSEPIIRNRPFRAPHYSATQVALVGGANRVGEITLALNGILFLDEIGEFEGKTLETLRQPLEDGKIVISRANLSVTYPVKNITITASNPTPSGYFPDNPLCNDSLKEIKRYQKKFSGPLLDRMDLYVEMHQLKKDEIFDESLSEKSKEIQKRVIKAREVQKQRFNSNTLNRDMNKKQLNKYCKIDEESEEIMKSAIDNLKLSVRMFDKILKVSRTIADLDGEENIKKEHLLEALNYRRK
- a CDS encoding Dps family protein codes for the protein MSKTVEKLNLYLANLNVLYRKVQNYHWNIVGAGFFSVHEKLEEYYDAINEQIDDVAERILSIGGRPLGTLKDYLAVTTIKEAENREISIPEAVADVKKEFEAMLKLVKEVKEAADEENDYGTSALVDEYISTYEKNLWMLNAYLK
- a CDS encoding patatin-like phospholipase family protein, coding for MKEKTGLVLEGGGLRGIFTAGVLDFFLEKNIEFDSCIGVSAGACHACSYLAKQYKRAFNVSVDYLDDKRYCSLYSLITTGDLFGVDFVYDEIPNKLNPIDNEAFMKNKTKFQVVITNCETGEAEYPEVKDFDKDTVYVRASSSLPLLARMVNINGNVYLDGGVSDSIPIKKSMENGNTKNVVVLTRDKNYRKKQSALGKITGIRYKKFPKFVELMNTRYSRYNKVLDYIDELEAKGEIFVIRPEVELTLGRIEKNKKKLLEVYSIGYETAKKNYENLKKYLEE
- a CDS encoding alcohol acetyltransferase gives rise to the protein MKNEKIWYELDAFAKTYSSIISEGRTTCFRISALFSENIDLEILEKVVISLEKKYPFYNSELKKGIFWNYLQQKKTHFMIEEEKTYPCTDIQKDNPLRIIYFNNKLSIEIAHFLTDGKGAALFFKDLIEEYLEKKYFLENFEKDKENNLNDKTEKKNEIEIGKINKIINFGKKINKNEKDFENKKSEKNFFEKTRELLGNDNGLKNSQKNEYVDLYEKYMRKVSKETTIKSAFHLPMKILEKGQYHITTGEIDVESLKEESKKYGTTIGKYLLSVYFKILLDRYSQAKNPIVIGVPVDLRKIFEETTYRNFFINITPSVDASLGAYSLSEIITYLDNYFALKITKKEFYKSIYKAMNPMQNIIIKSVPYLIKRMFFPFIFDYYGERGYTTGFSNLGILKVNKKYEKYLKGFRFLPPPSKRCKIKMGVVSDCKKVYVNFGNLTANYNIERDFFVYLRKRGIKSKIITNYF